The following coding sequences lie in one Seriola aureovittata isolate HTS-2021-v1 ecotype China chromosome 5, ASM2101889v1, whole genome shotgun sequence genomic window:
- the si:ch211-225b11.4 gene encoding thyroid adenoma-associated protein homolog — MCSNIRSHYSGVCPTMLPFEDLVTSLRDCVITQEQAPENVSQTLRLFMDKLSESSRNNVKRCKERCLEEAAQLLRQISEAQLGGLEESHLLLLVRLLISMQLQTVNISTACRKVDQMLQHLAKVNHQLVFRETHHCFQSIVHTDQILSFEDLQRACMFLEDSTVGREVWRESYLSLLNKVSELFPVVLQQESLRDGPLCYTAVKVCLQTFQLLSSEVAPLVWDEEHRSPTVQKILQALMDIILGQCCNRDTRLLAGTAVAMLINTASESRAGGAAAWSLLQVSALEPLLLTVGALQVQCTPTAKDGVARLAVSRGLLTCCRPHILLSSRVDAAEMCLLLKGLFPLVFALCEEKLDCHYFAFEVLTLWLKKVKECLADIRKMTDVRLLPDNSSMQQQLIHIIWTNAESPVDGVSEFVRSAFCLLLDLYEMDCEQFCDTKKTLYFTLLQRIIKLPWEAKAKYHRLCALLPYLGTDMVLDQYAEIPSHLLKCLSTNHLSPCGSELYKCLIQQQRRELCNCSQRSDSHTELDLADQWARRWQPVLHKALTSDVTLLQNNSSTHLLPCTFQVFPSAVDHLLASLDPYAPGHLHAWACIMSSYRATTGSSPWALQGSSTLETLQLALGSADDKVRLAALNLLCCSPKTKDTPTTEEMSIMRTFIPQNLNCESSPFRQHFQAGAKRFLVRIRDSCLAHVRGQKGKKKGDTTHSERAQDILEQGIGFIEWLGQLPYSYLAPGHSYQRKKTALLLLSAVLETCTDTWSPDKKKGQPPANIGSLINCARQRGQWDFFCRTKQLVLISCLEDSTNEIRELSAGLLLRFFPPSFPDDISAVLLRRTKQLLCSPRVQEAQMGALMTKVLLQKSQDRPEDCRLNSDITVRGESNPTASCMVRLLVKELKEHYLTAKAEMMLAARTKPIHGVVSALQRCLLEAAGSIYDVLDHSLTTEVLVLLENVSLLLLGVLYGDQDACATEKDAPPSFCDMGNAISSLIAQTAGGSQGDGEECVLLSEEHSLVLTCCWVSLKEIGIFLGFLVEKILTEFKPGKHILGKEDLMRASKVFKNILLKCRHWGAVEGCCIGFTKFCASLLSSSDPEFRDIPAQMLKQGLQVMQCPRSTSVTRRAAGLPMLILCVVSAEEASKARPLLAHSMRTLLETARTPLPENWDQTLDLPQVCAVHTLQALVRGSGLGVAVLQFAPAVAILSLTLLSSPCWAMRNAALQLYSSLCSRMLGQRPSSEDSGPTQHGMSPAAFFFHYPALQPFLLGELRGAAEDLQGRPDEAKLHLQPSLYPVLTLLAQLQPGVQDSTETLSDFLPPLLQLSASPIYSVRVMASKALVAMTPPSEYMNILLKLTAQLPGPQERCCHNRLHGQLLQIKAILERALCSDSDPSTALSVVLSRVDTSLWLVTGAQRCPLVRAVYLGVVDSLRRFCCETYLSKLSDTLMRDLQTPQTGLQVGLSSFHQRAIHFLCADQKWSCQIWNSFSAASPDLKLSLVMWVVDGRGSQQTSLKEVFQRVLQANLKEALLSHSVEYRRTYLAALVAVTAGGDSASPQLLPQSAELEEPVLPECLELLLRDLEEQRGGPEFLSQALCAASLLLSQWSDCSLKISVVLRWCSVLECHRCPDAPEVLRMASAEALCVAAVPLISHSLRKHITLPAIMTRLINTGLYLLQDQSQQVRMKAARFTSMLRHARRGESHRRVYLMQVNQALPLLLDLLLEECVDTPGTLEVLLCHLPQSDLTCVLRESSEMGCSSLYEQDEANVFAEPSVMSAHVLPYLLQMAENYSESSALAQSLRVWAEQSAALVADSLSVCKELLPAETLNPALLALLMDPRFHSTLCSLFTRAAFLLRLSKTSDDVRQLCDPASLHKSLQDVCSLLSQNGVHFPSALTAAVAGELPL, encoded by the exons ATGTGTTCAAACATCAGGAGTCACTATAGTGGGGTTTGTCCAACAATGTTGCCGTTTGAAGACCTGGTGACAAGTCTGCGAGACTGTGTGATCACCCAGGAGCAAGCACCTGAGAATGTCAGCCAAACACTCAGGCTCTTTATGGATAAACTGTCTGAATCCTCCAG GAATAACGTGAAAAGATGTAAGGAGCGTTGTTTAGAGGAGGCTGCCCAGCTGCTGAGACAGATTTCAGAGGCACAGCTCGGTGGTTTAGAAGAGAGCCATCTCCTGCTTCTTGTCAGACTCCTCATCTCCATGCAGCTGCAGACGGTCAACATCTCCACAGCCTGTCGTAAAGTAGACCAG ATGCTGCAACATTTGGCAAAGGTGAACCACCAGTTGGTTTTTAGAGAAACCCATCACTGTTTTCAATCCATAGTCCACACTGACCAG ATATTGTCTTTTGAAGATCTGCAAAGAG CCTGTATGTTCCTGGAAGACAGCACTGTCGGTCGTGAGGTGTGGCGAGAGTCGTACCTATCCTTGCTGAATAAAGTGTCCGAGTTGTTCCCTGTTGTATTGCAACAAGAATCCCTGAGGGATGGGCCACTGTGTTACACTGCTGTCAAG GTGTGCTTGCAAACATTTCAGCTGTTGTCCAGTGAAGTGGCTCCTCTGGTGTGGGACGAGGAGCACAGGAGCCCAACCGTGCAGAAGATCCTGCAGGCTCTTATGGACATAATACTTGGACAG TGCTGCAACAGGGACACTCGTCTTTTGGCAGGCACTGCTGTGGCCATGCTGATCAACACAGcatcagagagcagagctggaggagctgctgcctGGAGTCTGCTGCAGGTCTCTGCCTTAG AGCCCTTGCTGCTGACTGTTGGTGCTCTCCAGGTTCAGTGTACGCCTACAGCGAAGGATGGAGTGGCGAGGCTGGCTGTGAGCAGGGGCCTCCTGACCTGCTGTCGACCTCACATCTTGCTCAGTTCACGTGTGGATGCTGCGGAA ATGTGTTTACTGCTGAAAGGGTTGTTTCCTCTTGTCTTTGCTTTGTGTGAGGAGAAGCTAGATTGTCACTACTTTGCCTTTGAAG TGTTAACACTGTGGCTGAAGAAAGTTAAAGAATGTCTGGCTGATATCCGGAAGATGACTGATGTCCGCCTTCTGCCTGACAACAGCAGCATGCAGCAACAGCTCATTCATATTATCTGGACAAATGCAGAAAGCCCA GTGGACGGTGTGTCAGAATTTGTGCGCAGTGCCTTTTGTCTGCTGTTGGACCTGTATGAGATGGACTGTGAGCAGTTCTGTGACACAAAGAAGACTCTTTATTTTACTCTACTCCAGCGAATAATCAAACTACCTTGGGAAGCCAAAGCCAAATATCATCGCCTTTGTGCCCTGCTACCCTATCTGGGCACTGACATG GTGCTGGATCAATATGCTGAAATACCCAGTCATCTCCTCAAGTGCTTGTCAACCAATCACCTGTCGCCATGTGGATCAGAGCTGTACAAGTGTctgatccagcagcagagacgagAGCTATGCAATTGCTCGCAAAGGTCGGACTCGCACACTGAGCTGGATCTGGCCGATCAGTGGGCGAGGCGTTGGCAGCCCGTCCTTCACAAGGCGCTGACGTCTGATGTGACTCTTCTACAGAACAACAGCTCGACACACTTATTGCCCTGCACCTTTCAAGTCTTCCCCTCCGCTGTGGATCACCTGCTGGCCTCCCTGGACCCATACGCCCCTGGTCACCTCCACGCATGGGCCTGCATCATGAGCTCCTATCGAGCCACGACTGGAAGTTCACCCTGGGCTCTGCAGGGAAGCTCAACCCTTGAAACCCTCCAGCTAGCTCTAGGATCTGCAGATGACAAAGTTCGTCTTGCTGCTCTCaacctcctctgctgcagcccaAAGACCAAAGACACTCCCACCACAGAGGAGATGTCAATAATGAGGACGTTTATTCCTCAGAACCTAAACTGTGAGTCCTCGCCATTTCGCCAGCATTTTCAGGCCGGAGCGAAGAGGTTTCTGGTTCGTATCAGAGACAGCTGCTTGGCACATGTCAGAGGTCAGAAGGGCAAAAAGAAAGGAGATACCACCCACTCAGAGAGGGCACAGGATATACTGGAGCAGGGAATAG GGTTTATCGAATGGTTGGGTCAACTTCCATACAGCTATCTAGCACCAGGACACAGTTATCAGAGGAAGAAGACTGCATTGCTGTTGCTGTCTGCAGTGCTGGAGACCTGCACAGACACCTGGAGCCCAGACAAAAAGAAGGGACAACCTCCAG CAAATATTGGGTCTCTTATTAACTGTGCCAGACAAAGAGGACAGTGGGATTTCTTCTGTAGGACCAAACAGCTGGTCCTTATCAGCTGTTTAGAAGATTCTACTAATGAG atcCGGGAGCTCTCAGCTGGGTTATTGTTGAGATTTTTCCCACCCAGTTTTCCAGATGATATCTCTGCAGTGCTGCTCAGGCGAACCAAACAGCTTCTGTGCAGTCCTCGGGTGCAGGAGGCTCAGATGGGAGCGCTGATGACGAAGGTCCTCCTTCAGAA ATCACAAGACCGGCCTGAAGACTGCAGGCTGAACAGTGACATTACTGTCCGCGGTGAAAGTAACCCCACGGCCTCCTGCATGGTCAGACTCCTGGTGAAGGAGCTGAAGGAGCACTATCTGACAGCTAAAGCTGAAATGATGCTTGCTGCCAGAACCAAGCCCATACATG GTGTTGTAAGTGCCCTTCAGAGGTGTTTGCTTGAGGCAGCCGGCAGTATCTATGACGTACTTGACCACAGTCTAACCACTGAGGTGCTGGTCCTGCTGGAGAACgtctctctgcttctgctgGGTGTTCTGTATGGAGACCAGGATGCTTGTGCCACTGAAAAGG ACGCCCCGCCTTCTTTCTGTGACATGGGAAACGCTATCAGCTCCCTGATAGCCCAAACAGCTGGAGGAAGCCAAGGGGATGGAGAGGAGTGTGTCCTGCTGTCTGAAGAGCACAGCCTCGTTCTCACCTGCTGCTGGGTCTCCCTCAAG GAAATAGGAATCTTTTTAGGATTTCTGGTGGAGAAAATTCTCACCGAATTCAAACCCGGCAAGCACATTCTAGGAAAAGAGGATCTAATGAGAGCATCAAAAGTATTCAAGAATATTCTTCTCAAATGCCGTCACTGG GGGGCAGTAGAGGGATGCTGTATTGGCTTCACCAAGTTCTGTGCCTCTCTGTTGAGCAGCAGTGATCCAGAGTTTAGGGACATCCCGGCCCAAATGCTGAAACAA GGATTGCAGGTCATGCAGTGCCCTCGTTCTACATCCGTGACCCGGCGGGCTGCGGGGTTGCCTATGCTCATCCTGTGTGTTGTATCAGCAGAGGAGGCCAGTAAAGCAAGACCCCTGTTAGCCCACAGTATGCGAACCTTGTTGGAGACGGCCAGAACGCCTCTGCCCGAGAACTGGGACCAAACACTGGACCTGCCACAG GTGTGTGCGGTTCACACTCTGCAGGCCCTGGTGCGTGGCTCAGGTCTAGGAGTAGCTGTCCTTCAGTTTGCTCCTGCTGTAGCCATCTTGTCACTCACGCTGCTCAGTTCTCCCTGCTGGGCCATGAGGAATGCTGCACTGCAGCTTTACA GTTCTCTGTGCTCGCGAATGCTCGGCCAGCGGCCCAGCAGTGAGGACAGTGGCCCTACCCAGCATGGCATGTCCCCCGCTGCCTTCTTCTTCCACTACCCTGCACTCCAGCCCTTCCTCCTCGGCGAGCTGAGAGGGGCAGCAGAAGACCTCCAGGGTCGACCTGATGAGGCCAAGCTACACCTCCAACCCTCGCTCTACCCTGTCCTCACGCTGTTAGCCCAACTCCAGCCTGGTGTCCAAGACTCAACAGA GACTTTGTCAGACTTCCTGCCTCCTTTACTCCAGCTGTCTGCCAGTCCCATTTACAGTGTGAGAGTGATGGCCTCTAAGGCTTTGGTTGCCATGACTCCCCCCTCAGAGTACATGAACATCCTCCTCAAACTGACAGCTCAACTGCCCGGTCCACAGGAGCGCTGCTGTCACAACCGGCTCCAtgggcagctgctgcagatcaaAGCTATTCTAGAGAGAGCTCTCTGCTCAGACAG TGACCCTTCAACTGCCCTGTCTGTGGTGCTGAGCAGGGTGGACACCTCCCTGTGGCTGGTGACCGGAGCTCAACGCTGCCCACTAGTGAGGGCCGTCTACCTTGGAGTGGTAGATTCACTAAGAAGATTCTGCTGTGAAACCTACCTGTCAAAGCTCAGTGACACACTCATGCGTGACCTCCAAACACCCCAAACAGGGCTTCAG GTTGGTTTGTCATCCTTTCATCAACGAGCCATCCACTTTCTATGTGCAGATCAAAAGTGGTCATGCCAAATCTGGAACAGCTTCTCTGCAGCGAGCCCTGACCTGAAGCTGTCACTGGTTATGTGGGTGGTGGATGGGCGGGGTTCGCAGCAGACCAGCTTGAAAGAGGTGTTCCAGCGGGTGTTGCAG GCAAACCTGAAGGAGGCATTGTTGAGCCACAGTGTGGAGTACCGCAGGACCTATCTCGCAGCCCTGGTAGCAGTGACGGCTGGAGGGGATTCTGCTTCACCCCAGCTTCTTCCTCAGTCGGCCGAACTGGAGGAGCCAGTTCTGCCTGAGTGTCTGGAGTTGTTGCTTAGGGACCTGGAGGAGCAGCGAGGCGGGCCCGAGTTTCTGTCCCAGGCTCTGTGTGCTGCTAGTCTGCTGCTTTCCCAGTGGTCGGACTGCAG TCTCAAGATATCTGTGGTGCTGCGCTGGTGTAGCGTCTTGGAGTGCCACCGTTGCCCAGATGCCCCTGAAGTGCTCAGGATGGCGAGTGCTGAAgctctgtgtgtggctgcagttCCACTCATCAGCCACAGCCTGAGGAAACACATCACTCTGCCTGCCATCATGACCAG GTTGATCAACACGGGCCTTTACCTGCTGCAGGACCAAAGCCAGCAGGTGAGGATGAAAGCAGCTCGATTTACCTCCATGCTGCGCCATGCGAGAAGAGGGGAAAGCCACAGGAGGGTCTACCTTATGCAAGTCAACCAGGCTCTGCCGCTGCTGCtggacctgctgctggaggaatGCGTCGATACTCCTGGCACATTGGAGGTGCTGCTGTGTCACCTGCCTCAGTCTGACCTCACATGTGTGCTGAGAGAGTCCTCAGAGATGGG GTGTTCCAGTCTGTATGAGCAGGATGAGGCCAATGTGTTTGCGGAGCCCTCTGTAATGTCGGCACATGTGCTGCCTTACCTGCTGCAGATGGCTGAAAATTACTCTGAATCCTCTGCTTTGGCACAGAGCCTGAGAGTGTGGGCAGAGCAGAGTGCTGCACTGGTGGCAGACAGCCTTTCAGTGTGCAAAGAGCTCCTGCCAG cggAGACTTTGAACCCGGCCTTGCTGGCTCTCCTCATGGACCCTCGTTTCCACAGCACCCTGTGTAGCCTGTTCACCAGGGCTGCCTTCCTCCTCCGCCTGTCGAAAACATCTGATGATGTACGACAACTTTGTGATCCTGCGTCGCTGCACAAGAGTTTACAGGACGTTTGTAGTCTGCTCAGTCAGAACGGTGTCCACTTTCCTTCTGCTCTAACAGCTGCTGTAGCTGGAGAGCTGCCACTGTGA
- the tctn2 gene encoding tectonic-2, whose amino-acid sequence MANVVDMFCPSSISRQVICVLLLFSLAHTQNVVVFQPSFLTANGPVVSALLLGNTSDISLRLRTVSPSNTTGSIGPPSCMAEETQWLLTREQVGKTAVRVLLRLDRSLRLCGENETDIDCCPKPLCVLETLQVSACVGGTPQASLLIQAKIHALLVPANAGSDNKTVIPNQVYQPLGPCPCDLTFRACDVRCCCDKDCSIEDLKLFESHCLPGPFGGQVSPAPDYQCSVQSSEISPDWFPFLCVSSSPENNPYLGLFYHGDTITPKPGPNFQSPMLSAPVPENLYIEGSPILTLNNQYFTIPQKVLGRCVNSSPVAFLKNFKVKCVTLLRTCPTGSPLQTLPMELRNKVKTGQGGDVTVDVSDELATDLSQFISSTDAVASSDERLVCENVTLAMDYKFYWKGNGITRITLTRTVGTITLNGGVVLTTRYSAVYLNGEITDEPNSGNPGYQVGRPVIAGIVDTLDNNTGSIQRMKINLWKPVSDGLCSTNERKPILFGENATSGCLLPISRQNLTQCNLLRETVTSLQAALTTATYVSKSGNPDPLTVTDWVNINYVTLNSSTTMEDTTSSCYGISSHQHIHVWSLITSMVEGIPQREIRALQISYSLSTWAMDCGGGDVSPCVDPMETQLFPITSSVTFTDIPINTGPPKTRFQINFTEYDCSRNDVCWPELAFPITKYYTGEPYSQSLAKGLILVFFFITASILGTPWRQIRQAWNSANL is encoded by the exons ATGGCTAACGTGGTTGATATGTTCTGCCCCTCGTCCATTTCACGCCAGGTCATATGTGTTTTACTGCTCTTTTCCTTGGCTCACACTCAAAACGTTGTCG TTTTCCAGCCATCCTTTCTCACTGCAAATGGACCAGTGGTGTCTGCACTTCTACTCGGAAACACGTCGGATATCTCTCTGAGACTGAGGACGGTATCTCCATCCAACACAACAG gaagcATTGGTCCTCCATCATGTATGGCTGAGGAAACACAGTGGCTGCTCACAAGGGAGCAGGTGGGAAAG ACTGCAGTTCGTGTTCTGCTGAGACTGGATAGAAGTCTGCGCTTGTGTGgtgagaatgagacagacataGACTGCTGTCCTAAGCCACTTTGTGTCCTGGAGACCCTTCAGGTGTCTGCCTGTGTGGGCGGCACACCTCAGGCATCGCTGCTGATCCAGGCCAAGATACACGCCCTGCTGGTTCCTGCTAATGCTGGATCTG ATAATAAAACAGTTATTCCAAACCAAGTGTACCAACCACTCGGCCCTTGTCCCTGTGATCTCACATTCAGAGCATGTGATGTACGCTGTTGCTGTGACAAG GACTGCTCCATTGAAGATTTGAAGCTGTTTGAATCCCACTGTCTCCCAGGGCCCTTTGGTGGACAGGTCTCTCCTGCTCCAGATTATCAGTGCTCTGTGCAGTCCTCTGAAATCTCCCCAGACTGGTTTCCATTTTTATGTGTCAGTTCTTCACCTGAAAACAACCCTTACCTTGGACTCTTTTACCATGGAGACACAAT CACGCCTAAGCCTGGTCCAAACTTCCAAAGTCCTATGTTGTCAGCTCCAGTGCCAGAAAATCTTTATATTGAAGGAAGTCccattttaacattaaataaccAGTACTTCACCATTCCCCAG AAGGTGCTCGGGCGTTGTGTAAACAGTAGTCCTGTagcatttttgaaaaatttcAAAGTCAAATGTGTGACTCTGCTACGCACCTGTCCAACTGGATCTCCCTTACAGACACTACCAATGGAATTGAGGAATAAAGTGAAGACTGGGCAAGGGG GTGATGTTACAGTGGATGTGAGTGATGAATTGGCCACTGACTTGAGTCAGTTTATTTCAAGCACAGATGCTGTTGCCTCTTCAG ATGAGAGGCTCGTATGTGAGAATGTGACCTTAGCAATGGATTATAAATTCTACTGGAAGGGAAATGGCATCACAAGGATCACACTGACACGCACTGTTGGGACCATCACTTTGAATGGTGGTG TGGTGTTAACTACAAGGTATTCTGCTGTATATCTAAACGGAGAAATCACAGATGAGCCCAACTCAGGGAACCCAG GTTACCAGGTGGGAAGGCCTGTCATTGCTGGGATCGTAGACACTTTGGACAATAATACAGGCTCAATACAGAGGATGAAAATCAATCTTTGGAAACCAG TGAGTGATGGACTCTGTTCCACTAATGAGAGGAAACCAATTCTGTTTGGGGAGAATGCAACATCAGGATGTCTGCTACCTATCAGCCGACAGAATCTGACTCAGTGTAATCTCCTAAG aGAGACTGTTACTTCTCTCCAGGCAGCTTTAACTACAGCCACATATGTGTCAAAGAGTGGAAACCCAGATCCTCTAACTGTGACAGACTGGGTGAACATAAACT ATGTGACACTGAACTCAAGCACAACTATGGAAGACACCACAAGTTCATGCTATGGGATTTCATCCCACCAACATATCCATGTATGGAGTCTTATCACCAGCATGGTAGAGGGCATACCTCAAAGGGAAATCCGTGCTCTGCAAATCAG CTACAGCCTCTCCACCTGGGCTATGGATTGTGGAGGAGGTGATGTCTCTCCATGCGTGGACCCAATGGAAACTCAGTTGTTCCCCATCACCTCCTCAGTCACCTTTACTGACATTCCTATCAACACGGGACCACCAAAAACCAG GTTTCAGATTAACTTCACAGAGTATGACTGTAGCAGGAATGATGTGTGTTGGCCTGAACTAGCCTTTCCCATCACCAAATATTACACAG GTGAGCCATATTCCCAGTCACTGGCCAAGGGCCTTATCTTGGTTTTCTTCTTTATCACTGCATCGATTCTTGGGACTCCATGGAGACAAATCCGACAGGCGTGGAACAGTGCCAATCTATAA
- the pik3ip1 gene encoding phosphoinositide-3-kinase-interacting protein 1, giving the protein MLSVNSFRQLCKMFLSLHVVFLSVAMVESSASNGNQKDCMRSNGVEYRGVQESSFSGLTCLNWSNISRDYDVEMHPDPQTGVGDHNYCRNPDSSERPWCYIAGPDGTVQKQFCAIDTCEEQGSTVPAEAGSLTRTGTTPSTESFQAAKSGPSQGEVAAVQPVMGISQRVRTGPKKKKDLGTLGYVLGILMMAIIIVLGVGITFGYFYKRGRDLKKQHDQRVYEREMQRITLPLSAFSNPTCELVDENTIVITAEHETTPVQESVEEGGDPLMGQQAGTPGA; this is encoded by the exons ATGTTGTCGGTGAATTCATTCCGTCAGCTCTGCAAAATGTTCCTCTCTTTGCACGTTGTTTTCCTGAGCGTGGCGATGGTGGAGAGCAGTGCATCAAATGGAAACCAAAAAg ACTGCATGAGATCCAATGGTGTGGAGTACAGAGGGGTCCAAGAGAGCTCCTTCTCAGGTCTGACCTGTCTAAACTGGTCCAACATTTCCAGAGACTATGATGTTGAAATGCATCCTGATCCTCAGACAG GTGTTGGAGATCACAATTACTGCAGAAACCCAGATTCCTCTGAGAGGCCTTGGTGCTACATTGCTGGCCCAGATGGGACGGTCCAGAAACAGTTCTGTGCAATTGACACATGCGAAG AACAAGGCTCGACTGTGCCAGCAGAGGCCGGATCCCTCACTCGAACAGGAACCACTCCCTCCACGGAGAGCTTTCAGGCGGCCAAGTCGGGACCTTCTCAGGGAGAAGTTGCTGCGGTGCAGCCGGTGATGGGAATCAGCCAGCGGGTGCGCACAGgacccaaaaagaaaaaggacctTGGCACACTCG gctACGTCCTTGGCATACTCATGATGGCGATTATAATCGTCCTTGGTGTAGGCATCACATTTGGCTACTTCTACAAGAG GGGTCGAGACTTAAAGAAGCAGCATGACCAGCGAGTGTATGAGCGCGAGATGCAGAGGATCACCCTACCCCTGTCGGCTTTCTCCAACCCCACCTGTGAGCTGGTCGATGAGAACACCATTGTAATCACAGCAGAGCACGAGACAACCCCCGTCCAGGAGAGTGTGGAGGAGGGCGGGGACCCCCTCATGGGTCAGCAAGCTGGTACCCCTGGAGCATGA